From one Bacteroides fragilis NCTC 9343 genomic stretch:
- a CDS encoding helix-turn-helix domain-containing protein — protein sequence MPSSVCGDPMMCQNCKKSVPNAIFHVYHRRGFHYPAQKCEENFILFLIKGEMLVNSREYAGTMLKAGEFMLQPISSKIEMLAMTDVECIYYQFNQPELFCDIRYNRIMKETDPPLIPSPLPIIPELQHFLESARTYLSEKKICRDLLSLKRKELAFILGYFYSDYDLASLVHPLSKYASSFECFVYQNYKKVKTVEEFAKLGGYSQTTFRRIFDNVFHEPVYEWMLSRRKEEIIYELQNTEATISEICYKFGFESLPHFSNFCKKSFGTSPRSIRLKRSSE from the coding sequence ATGCCCAGCTCCGTTTGTGGAGATCCCATGATGTGTCAGAACTGCAAAAAGTCAGTTCCTAATGCCATTTTCCATGTTTACCATAGACGTGGTTTCCATTATCCTGCACAAAAATGTGAGGAGAATTTCATTTTGTTTCTTATCAAGGGAGAAATGCTGGTGAATAGTCGGGAGTATGCCGGAACAATGCTTAAAGCCGGAGAATTTATGCTTCAGCCCATCAGTTCGAAAATAGAAATGCTGGCCATGACCGATGTGGAATGTATCTATTATCAGTTTAATCAACCTGAATTGTTTTGTGATATCCGGTATAATCGTATCATGAAGGAGACTGATCCTCCGTTAATTCCCTCACCCTTACCCATTATTCCCGAACTTCAACATTTTCTTGAGTCTGCACGTACTTATCTGAGCGAAAAGAAGATTTGTCGGGATCTCTTATCATTAAAGCGGAAAGAGCTTGCTTTCATACTCGGTTATTTTTATTCGGATTATGACCTGGCTTCCTTGGTACATCCTCTCTCAAAATATGCTTCTTCGTTTGAGTGCTTTGTATATCAGAACTATAAGAAGGTGAAGACTGTTGAAGAGTTTGCTAAACTTGGAGGATATAGCCAGACTACATTCAGGAGGATTTTCGATAATGTTTTTCATGAGCCGGTGTATGAGTGGATGCTTAGCCGCCGCAAAGAGGAGATCATTTACGAACTTCAGAATACAGAGGCTACCATCTCTGAAATCTGTTATAAATTCGGGTTCGAATCTTTACCGCATTTCTCAAACTTCTGTAAAAAGTCATTTGGTACCTCGCCACGCAGCATTCGATTGAAGCGTTCATCCGAATGA